In a single window of the Rhineura floridana isolate rRhiFlo1 chromosome 3, rRhiFlo1.hap2, whole genome shotgun sequence genome:
- the LOC133378844 gene encoding vomeronasal type-2 receptor 26-like, with product MNADVDISILEMSPSNYYSPGDYFIAGVIPMRTAIYPTHAFMSNPVCDFVPILEKNYQHVLAILFAINEINENPNILPNFTLGYRIYENYFSTRITYETTADLLSTAHWMVPNFKCGKQKNLAVIQGGNFETFSQMATMLDVYKVPQLTYGFVNHILSDKTQFPSSYWMSPKETPQYLGIVKLLQHFKWTWVGLIAPDNDGGDQFLHPFLRSVSFNSTIMGEVYFDEDRELVADYDIVNLVTFPNQSAVRVKVGMLETQASSDLQLTVNDEATVWPNWFNQTRPRSTCTESCQPGYSKMVPEGQPVCCYNCTRCIEGTISTHTDIDHCHECPEDQYSNSDRDQCLPKTIIFLSYEEPLGITFLFFALFLSVTTGTVLGIFIKHQNTPIVKANNRNLTYILLIGLLLSFLASFLFIGQPQKVTCLLRQTVFSIIFSIAVSSVLAKTATVVLAFMATKPGNRIRKWVGKCLANATVLFCSVIQFGICIVWIGVAPPFPERDMNSQVGQIILQCNEGSVAMFYCALGYMGLLAAISFTVAFLARKLPGGFNEAKFITFSMLVFCSVWVSFVPTYLSTKGKYMVAVQIFSILASSAGLLGCIFLPKCYILVLRPDLNTKEHLMMKRKD from the exons ATGAATGCAGATGTAGATATCTCAATCCTAGAAATGTCTCCAAGTAATTATTACAGTCCAGGAGATTACTTCATCGCTGGAGTTATACCAATGAGGACAGCTATCTATCCAACACATGCATTCATGTCTAACCCTGTCTGTGACTTCGTCCC GATATTGGAGAAGAACTATCAGCACGTCCTGGCCATCTTGTTTGCCATTAATGAGATCAATGAAAATCCCAACATCTTACCCAACTTCACTCTAGGCTACAGGATCTATGAAAACTATTTCAGCACCAGGATAACCTATGAAACAACAGCAGACCTTCTCTCAACTGCGCATTGGATGGTCCCTAATTTCAAGTGTGGAAAGCAAAAAAATCTGGCTGTTATTCAAGGAGGGAACTTTGAAACTTTTTCCCAGATGGCAACAATGCTAGATGTTTACAAGGTCCCTCAG CTCACTTATGGTTTTGTCAACCATATTCTGAGTGATAAAACTCAGTTCCCCTCTTCGTACTGGATGAGTCCCAAGGAAACTCCACAGTACTTGGGGATAGTGAAGTTGCTCCAGCATTTCAAGTGGACGTGGGTCGGTCTCATTGCTCCAGACAATGATGGTGGAGATCAGTTT CTTCATCCTTTTCTGAGAAGTGTTAGCTTCAACAGTACTATCATGGGCGAGGTGTATTTTGATGAGGACAGGGAGCTGGTGGCTGACTATGATATTGTGAATTTGGTCACATTTCCTAACCAATCTGCTGTAAGAGTGAAAGTTGGGATGCTGGAGACCCAGGCATCCTCAGACCTACAGCTGACTGTTAATGATGAGGCCACCGTGTGGCCCAACTGGTTTAATCAG ACAAGGCCCCGTTCTACTTGTACAGAAAGCTGCCAACCTGGATACAGCAAGATGGTGCCAGAAGGACAGCCAGTTTGCTGCTATAATTGTACCCGGTGCATAGAAGGGACCATTTCTACTCACACAG ACATAGATCATTGTCATGAGTGTCCAGAAGATCAATACTCCAACAGTGACAGAGATCAATGTCTCCCCAAGACTATAATCTTCCTCTCATATGAAGAACCTCTGGGgattacctttcttttctttgccCTATTCTTGTCCGTAACCACAGGTACTGTTTTAGGAATCTTCATTAAACACCAAAACACTCCAATAGTTAAAGCCAACAATCGAAACCTCACTTACATCCTCCTCATTGgcctcctgctttcctttttggCCTCCTTTCTATTCATTGGCCAGCCTCAAAAGGTCACCTGCCTTCTCCGCCAAACAgtcttcagcatcatcttctccaTTGCTGTCTCTTCTGTTCTGGCAAAAACAGCTACTGTGGTGTTGGCATTCATGGCCACAAAACCAGGGAACAGGATCAgaaaatgggtgggaaaatgtttGGCAAATGCCACTGTTCTTTTCTGTTCCGTTATTCAGTTTGGCATCTGCATTGTCTGGATTGGAGTCGCTCCCCCCTTCCCAGAACGAGACATGAATTCCCAGGTCGGACAGATAATATTGCAATGCAATGAAGGATCTGTTGCCATGTTTTACTGTGCCTTGGGCTACATGGGTCTTCTGGCTGCCATTTCTTTTACTGTGGCTTTCTTAGCCAGGAAGCTACCCGGgggtttcaatgaagccaagtttatcaccttcagcatgctggtgttttgcagtgtttgggtgtcctttgtgcCAACCTACCTAAGCaccaaggggaaatacatggtagctgtgcagatcttctccatcttggcttcCAGTGCTGGGCTCCTGGGCTGCATCTTCCTTCCCAAATGCTACATCCTTGTACTTaggcctgatctgaatacaaaggagcACCTTATGATGAAGAGGAAAGATTAG